Genomic DNA from Sulfurimonas sp.:
TCGTTTGCAATTCCGCTGCGGCGGTTCATATCGATGCTTGGCACGCTTGAGCTAAGTGCTTGTGCCAAATCGGCAGATACTTGAGCATTTTGGCTCACTTCGGTAACAAGAGTAGATTCAACGCTTACTTCGGGTAGTTTAACCTCGCTTGCACTTAAAACTGCAACCGTGACTAACGATAACGGAATGATTTTTTTATATATCATATAATAATCCTTAATTTTTAAAATAAGTTGATTATATTAAGCTAGTGTTACAAAAGTGTTAAGTCTATTTTTGAATGAGCGAAATAATATGATAAAATTCCGTCATGAGTAAAATAGAAAAGATAAAAAGAGTAATTTTAATAGTTTTAGGTTTAAGCCTCTCGGCTTATTTGATGTATAGCGGTTTTGAGATTTTAAGCCAAGAAGAGAAAAGGGCAGTAGAAGCGAAATAAGCTATAAATTCTCTACCCAAAGTTCTAGGCTTCTATCGGGTATAAAGTATTTATCACCCTCTTTGTCAATAAACTCTTTTTTAAATAGAGCATCGATAGCTGACTGAAGCGTCTGCTTTTTTATATTGTATTCGTTTAAAATGGATGCAGCAAAAAAACCTCGTTTATATTTACCTACTATCTTTAGAGCGATTTTTTGATTATTGCCCAGCGTGTCAAAGATGATTTTATAGCTTGAATCTTTTGAGTTAAGTATCTCATTTATGGCTTCATCAATAAGCTCTTTGGACACTTTTTTCTCTCTGTTTATGTAAAGTAGGTGCAAGATATTTTGAACCATTTTTGTCTCGCCGTCACTTTTTTCATAGATATATGCAACCATGCCGACATCTAAATCTAAAAATTTTTTTGCATATTCATATATAGCATCTACTTTTAAAGGTTGGAGTTCATAGTGTGTTGCAAGTTCATATAGCGGTGCTTTGTACTCAAAAAGTGAGGTTAACATATGCCTTTTTGAACCTAAAAAAATATATGAAATATTTTCTCTGCTTTGAATATATTTTCTAAGTAATGCATCTAGTTTTACATCTGTGATATTTGCGATTTGCTGAAATTCATCTATAGCTAAAACTATCTGTTTGCTTTTGCTAAGCGTGGCAATGGAGTCAAAAAAATCATCCATCATATCTTCAAAACTAAGCGTTGCAACTATCGGTTTTATAGAATACTCCAGTGTAACCGGGTCTATGGATGGTTCGATGCGTACTCTTTTAAAGAGTGCGGTAAGATTTTTAATGGCTGTTTTTATATCTGATTTATGCGAATTTGAAAATGCCTTAAGGAGCGAATGCGCAAAATGTTCTTTTGAAGTTATGTCAAATATATCTACATAGATACATAAATAATCCTCTTTGTGCTGCTCGAAAAAGTAGTTTATAAGTGAGCTTTTTCCCATTCTTCTTTTTGAATGAATAAGAAGATTGTTGGAGTATTTTACGATGTTTGAGAGCTTTTCAAGCTCCTCTTCTCTTCCAAAAAACTCTTCTAAAGTGCTGAGTCTGTCATATGGAAATGGTGAATGCATAAAACATTCCTTAGTATTTATATTTAGATACTAAAAGTATAGTGTAAACTGTTTGCTAAAGTCAAGACTAAAAGTATTTAAAACAAGATACTAATTTTAAATAAGCCCCACTTCTTTAGCAAAGTTCATAGTGACGCAGTGAAGTGAGCCGTGCTGTTTGATTAGTGCAAAGCAGTTGATGCCCACGATATCTTTGTCGGGGAAAGTTTCTTTAAAAATTTCTAACGCCTCTTCGTCTTGTTTGACGCCATAAGTAGGAACTAAAACCGCATCGTTTACAAATAAAAAGTTGGCATAAGTAGCAGGCAGTCTCTCATCATCAAAGTAGCAAGCATCGCTCATCGGAAGTGCTATAAGTCTAAAGCCGTACTCTTTTGAAAAAGCTTTTAACTCATCTTCCATAAGTTTTAACTCTTTGTAGTGTTCATCGTTTTCATCTTCACATTTGACATACATTATGCTTCTCTCATCGATAAATCTAGCCAGAGTATCTACATGCGAGTCCGTATCGTCTCCTGCTAGATAACCGTGATTTAGATATAAAATCCTGCTCATACCAAACTCGTCTTGAAGTTTTTGTGTCATCTCTTCTTTGCTTAGATTTGCATTTCTATTTTTATTTAACATACACTCCGAAGTCGTAAGAATGGTGTCGACTCCGTTGCTCTCAACCGCACCGCCCTCTAAAATCAGTTCCACTTTGACGACCTCTTTATCGTAACAGTTTTTTATCGTACCGCTCATTGCATTGTCTTTTGAAGCTTCAAACTTGCCGCCCCAGCCAGTGAATGTAAAATCAAGAAGTTTGATGTTTTTATCATCTTTAACGCATAAAACCGAACAATCTCTTGCCCAAGTATCGTTTGTCTCATACTCGACAAAGCAGAGATTTTCATTTTTTTCAAATCTGCTCTTTACGCTCTCTACATCATCGCAAACAACCAGACATTTTTGGTATTTGATAATTGCATTGATGATATTTACAAATGTCTCTTGCGCCTCGCTTAAGTAATCAATCCAGTCGCTTTTTGCGTGCGGAAATATAATTTGCGTAAAACTCTGTTCTTCAAACTCGGCAATGAACCTTTTCATTTGGTATAATTCCTTATGGCTTATATAATTTTAAATAAAAACAATTTTTTTAATAATCTCGACATTATTGCAAATCGTACCAAAAGCGTAGATAAAATCGCACTTGTTTTAAAAGACAATGCATACGGACACGGACTTTTAGAGATGGCATCCATGGCAAGCGAGTATGGCATAAAAAGAGCAGTTGTACAAACTTCAAAAGAGGCAGACGCGATTGAGAGCTTTTTTGACTATATCCTAGTTTTGGCAGATATACCCCAAAATGCAAATAGTAAAACAAGATATACGATTAACGACTTAAAGAGTATATATAAATTTCCCTCCGGCGCAAAAGTAGAGTTAAAAGTCGATACGGGAATGCACCGTAACGGCATAGATATGAGTGAGCTTGAAGAGGCATTTTTACAAATCAAAAGAGCAGGGCTCATTTTAGAAGCGGTTTTTACACATCACAGAAGCGCGGATGAGCTTACAAGCGAATGGTTTTGGCAGAAAGAGAATTTTAAAAGAGTAAAAGAGAGAGCAAAAGTGTTGGCAAATAAGTTTGGTTTTGGTGAGCTAAGATTTCACTCTTGTAACTCAGCTTCACTCTTTAGAGAGTCAAATTTTGATGAAGATATGGCAAGAGTGGGTATCGCGGCATACGGCTGCTTGGAACTTCCGAAATCATTTGATATGCAAAGTTT
This window encodes:
- a CDS encoding agmatine deiminase family protein, with protein sequence MKRFIAEFEEQSFTQIIFPHAKSDWIDYLSEAQETFVNIINAIIKYQKCLVVCDDVESVKSRFEKNENLCFVEYETNDTWARDCSVLCVKDDKNIKLLDFTFTGWGGKFEASKDNAMSGTIKNCYDKEVVKVELILEGGAVESNGVDTILTTSECMLNKNRNANLSKEEMTQKLQDEFGMSRILYLNHGYLAGDDTDSHVDTLARFIDERSIMYVKCEDENDEHYKELKLMEDELKAFSKEYGFRLIALPMSDACYFDDERLPATYANFLFVNDAVLVPTYGVKQDEEALEIFKETFPDKDIVGINCFALIKQHGSLHCVTMNFAKEVGLI
- a CDS encoding alanine racemase encodes the protein MAYIILNKNNFFNNLDIIANRTKSVDKIALVLKDNAYGHGLLEMASMASEYGIKRAVVQTSKEADAIESFFDYILVLADIPQNANSKTRYTINDLKSIYKFPSGAKVELKVDTGMHRNGIDMSELEEAFLQIKRAGLILEAVFTHHRSADELTSEWFWQKENFKRVKERAKVLANKFGFGELRFHSCNSASLFRESNFDEDMARVGIAAYGCLELPKSFDMQSFKPVLSLFAKKISQREIKAKQRIGYGGDGEVLKDCVVSNYDFGYGDGFLRVCAQNGYKTPQGIELVGRISMDNSSFLSENDEILVFDDARVAAKYAKTISYEILTSLKAEIKREIV
- a CDS encoding ATP-binding protein, translating into MHSPFPYDRLSTLEEFFGREEELEKLSNIVKYSNNLLIHSKRRMGKSSLINYFFEQHKEDYLCIYVDIFDITSKEHFAHSLLKAFSNSHKSDIKTAIKNLTALFKRVRIEPSIDPVTLEYSIKPIVATLSFEDMMDDFFDSIATLSKSKQIVLAIDEFQQIANITDVKLDALLRKYIQSRENISYIFLGSKRHMLTSLFEYKAPLYELATHYELQPLKVDAIYEYAKKFLDLDVGMVAYIYEKSDGETKMVQNILHLLYINREKKVSKELIDEAINEILNSKDSSYKIIFDTLGNNQKIALKIVGKYKRGFFAASILNEYNIKKQTLQSAIDALFKKEFIDKEGDKYFIPDRSLELWVENL